AGGTGCTTTTAAAACATCTCCAATGAATGTGTTACAAGTGGAAACTGGTGAGTTGCCATTAGATCTGAGAAGACAGATTGGGAATAAATTACTGGATATATCTTAGTATGCTGGTTAACCATCCAACAAAGCAAGTACTGAATGAGTGTTGGGAATGTTATACTGGGGAGAAGCAATTAAATACATCTGATAGAAGGATTACAGAAATAGTAgagcagtttaaaataaatgaaattaaaatgacGAATGATAACTGTATGTCGATTATACCACCATTGCAGCTAATAGAGCCGAAGAATTAATTTTAAGAGAAACATTACAAGGGGTGGAAGATAAAACAACAGCGAAGAGGCTAGTAGAGGGGTATGTCGAAAAAAATGAGGAATACATATACACATGTATACGGATGGGGAAAAGTATATTGATAGTGGAAGAGAGTCATCAAGTTTCTCTATGACAGCATTTGATGTGGGAAAATCAGTCAGATTGTCTGATCAATTATCGGTGTTTACTGCAGAAATGATTCCCATACTATCAACTATGGAATGGATAAAAGGGAGACATTGTTTTAGCATTTGTCCAGTGGTTGATAAGAAGATACACTGAAGGTGTAAAAATACAATAGAGGAAATAATCTGGAGTAGAATTAGAATAGGACACTGTGCCATTAATAAATTCCTTAATATCATAGGCAAGCATGACAGTGGAGCTTCTGACCAGTACAAGACAACAGAATCCATGgaacattgtttttgtaattgtacaCAATATATTCCACAGAGAAGCAAGatgatgtattattgtattacttgtactgtaacgcttgaaatgtttttgcttacgattgtaagtcgccctggataagggcgtctgctaagaaataaataataataataataataatgatgaggAAATCGAGACAGGAAGGCTTGACAAGTTCTGTATACGCagactttttaaaacatatagcatattcaacaaaaacacagttaTTAAGTACATGAAGGATACAGGGTGATACAACTCCATTtagaagtaaaataaatgtttatgttctgttttatGACCAGTAGTTGGCAGCAATGAGTCAGTGATTTGAGCAGCCACCCTTTAATTACAGAAGTGTTTCTAATAAACGCGCCCAACACAAGCTCACGGTGCGGGGAAAAATCGGGAAGGGGCGGGGCACGTTACGCGGCGTCACAGCGATGGTTCCAGTAGTCGGAAGTGCAGAGAGACTGCAGAATTGTAATACAGCGATAGGCCTGGAAAAATTGGAGAAAATaggaaatacattaaaataaagctAAATCACTGTGAACATTGGTATTATTAATCACTAGCGGCGCCATGGCGCTCAATAAAAACAATTCTGAGTGCGGTGGTGTTATTATCAACAACAGTGAAAGGTGAGTAAGGAGGTACTGTGTTGGAGGTACTGTGTTATAGGCAGCTTATGTAACCTGGTCTTCTGTTTAGGTGTAAAATAGACTAGTCTGTTTTCTAGAAATATTGTATTTACCATAAAATAAGTACAGATACACAACAACAGGTAGGCTGTAGGCTTCAAAAATGGATACTTGATATTATAGACACCACTAGTGTTAGTTGTGTAGCCTACAGTAATTTATTTGGTCAAGATAATTAAAATGTCGTTATACAGTAGAAAGCAAaccttttaaaaaaggaaaatatcATCAATGCAAATTGAACTTGTTTATACAATAAATAAACTGGACAAACACGTAGTCGTGTGGGTTCTTATTTGAAGGACCCACAGGACCTGTTTTGGTTCCCAGTAGTATTTGAGAATGTTAAGACGCTTTCAGTTTGTACATAATAAACGACAGCAATTTCTCCAATGGGAAATCTCTGAGGAAACCCCGTTAAATTTAATCGtgtgacattttttaattaagaTGTCTTTGATCTCGAGGTTTCGGGAAGAAAATGACTGTTGGCGAGACTGGTAATTTAAGTAGTGTTAAATGTTTTTGTGAGTATTCTTGAAGATTGCCAGTTAGCTGATATAGAACAGACAGTATTGCACGAAGTGCTAGTCATGGTTCTGATTTGAACATATGCGGAGTCTTAATCATTCTGTGGTTATTTTTTTCTTGCgacaatacatttttcaacacAATCGTGattgttttcatattttgtattcaCATATTATAGGGTATAAATAATTTTGATAATAATTATTAAACTCTGGAGAGTTTAACAGCAAGATTTGTCTGAAGATACCTACAGTAGGTCACATTACCAGCTGCACAAGGCTGACGTTCTGTGTGAAAGCTGATAAATGATTTCTTCTCCTTTCTCACAGCATCTTGATGACATACGACCATGTGGAGCTGACCTTCTGTGAATCTGAAAACATGCCTGAAGCTTTCAAAGGGACCAAGAAAGGGACTGTTTACATGACCCCTTACAGGGTGAGTGAAAAAACAGCATATCTGTGgtaaatatattgtagcgtgggAGCACATGCATGTGTCATACTTATTACTCACAGTACTTAAAATTAAGATCCAGATTTATACATAGTCTTAAGGGATCTCGGCATGTGTGTTTGGTGACCTTATGAATGGTCAGTTAAGCTCATCAAACCCATTAGGTTAGACAAATGTATTAAGACTGAAAACAACAATTTACTAAGCTGCTATTAACAATAGTTTAATCTTTGGATTTGTATGTAGCCAGGGAAAGTTCCTGTAGTAACCTATGAAGAAGATGTGGcctgcagagttgaaaggtcatcacatcatgtgatttctttagATAAGGAAGATCTTggggtgaaaaaaagaaatagttaTATCTGAAGCTACTTACCCTGTTTGTGGGTTCATATCGTTATATTCACTTTTAAATTCAGGCTTGCAAAGCCATGTAAAGGACAATTTTCCATAGTGTAAGTGGCTGCTGATaatgtattcaaataaataacagtaaaatACACCACAATACAATACTGTTCATTTTGGAAGTTGATTTTCAGATTTTTATGTTGATTTTAGTAGGGGTGAGTTTACAGTACTTGAATATCTCATCTGTTTTCCTTAATACCGTTTGATTAGGCCTAATTTGTAAAGCAATTGTTACTTTGTTTCTTGCCCTTAGTACATATTTTGAGTATTTGTCACAGACTGTTATTCATGCCAAAATTggatacagttatttatttattttttcctggtgAACATTCATGATTAAAagtttgaaaaagaaaagtaattcCTTAGTTAATTtccctatgatgtgtgaataaaaaaaaaaaaaatcctgtgatATGGACAATACAGGATACAGTATAGAATTTTAGTGTAggtttacagtggctctcaaaagtattcaaccccttggacttttccacattttattgttacaacatggaatcaaaatggatttaattaggagattttgccactgatcaacacaaaaaaagtccataatgtcataGTGAAAAatcaaatctacaaattgttctaaattaattacaaatacaaaacagaaaataattgattgcataagtattcacccccttgagtcaatatttggtagaggcacctttggcagcaattacagccatgagtctatttggataagtctctaccagctttgcacatcaggacactgcaatttttgcccattcttatttgcaaaattgctcaagctccgataagttggatggggacctttggtgaacagcaattttcaactctttccacatattctcaattggattgaggtccgggttttgactgggccactccaggacattgaccttttgtttttaagccacttcagtgtggctttggctgtatgtttggggtcattggcCTGCTGGAAGATGATCTTCTCCCagatcttctcccaagtcccaggtctcttgcagacttcagcaggttttcctccaggatttctctgtactttgctgcatccattttgccctctatcttcacaagctttccaggccctgacgcagagaagcatccccatagcatgatgctgcctccaccatgcttcacggtagggatggtgttctcaggatgatgtgcggtgttaggcttgcgccaaacatagcgcttagcgttgaggccaaaaagctctattttggtctcatcagacaatagaatcttcttccacttggtctcagagtctcccacatgccttctggcaaactctagccgatgtgagttttttttcaatagtggctttctttttgctactctcccataaaggccagttttgtgaagcacccaggctattgttgccgtatgcacagtgtctcccagctcagtcgtggaagactgtaactcctttagagttgccataagcctcttggtggcctccctgactagtgcccttcttgcctggatactcagtttttgaggacggcctgttctagacagattcacagttgtgccatattctctccatttcttaataatggactttactgtgctccgggggatattcagtgccttggaaatattcttatatcctacccctgattggtgcttttgaagaaccttattccggatttgctttgaatgttcctttgtcttcataatgtagtttttattaggaaatgtactaaccaactgtgggacctcccagagacagatgtatttaacctgaaatcatgtgaaacaccttaattgcacacaggtggactccaactaattatgtgacttctaaagacaattggttgcaacAGAGCTTATTtgggtgtgtcatagcaaagggggtgaatacttatgcaatcaattattttctgttttgtatttgtaattaatttagaacagtttgtagattttatttttcactttgacattatggactttttttgtgttgatcagtggcaaaaactcctaattaaatccattttgattccatgttgtaacacaataaaaatgtggaaaagtccaaggggggtgaatacttttgagagccactgtaagtgTAAGTAGtcaaaagctgttattgcagGTTGCAATTCGCAACACAATGATTTTTTCCTTGCAGGTCATTTTCCTGAGCAAAGGCAGAGACCCCATGCATTCCTTCATGATGCCCTTCTACCTGATGAAAGGCTGTGAGGTGAAGCAGCCAGTGTTTGGAGCAAATTACATCAAAGGGGCTGTGAGCGCAGAGCCTGCAGGTATGCCAGCAACGCCGTGAGGCAGCATGCTGTGTTGTTTGCAGTCCTGCAGTATATCTTTAACATAATGAACTATAAACGATTCATATTTGCAGTGTTATGAAAAACTCCTAGGGCAAAATTTAACTATAACCTTTGCTTTGACCTGTGACAGAAGATGGCTTTTTGTTATGACTCATTAGTAAACTTCTTCAACAGCATTGGAAAATCAGCCAGTTTTTTTTCACATATGGTATTAACGCACAAATAGGCACCTAGTTTTTCTTTTGATTTCATATATTAAGcatttctgtctctgtctgttatACAGTAAGCACTCCCATGGCCTAAAAACTAAGATTTATGCATgaatattattttacaacaccGTGGTATGTTCTGGTAGTAAAACTGATTAAAGATCATATTAAAGCCTTGCTGGTGGATTTCTTTATTTAGTCACCCAAATTCAAAAAGCACTGTTAAAATTCAAGGCAGCTATACATTTAGTAGCTGGTGCCTCTCATATGATCAGCTTATTGTACACCTTTTCATGGTCATCATATAGACAAGCCCAGGTTCTGTTCTTTAAGTTCTGCACTAACCTTCCTCTCAGTTTCCAGTGCAGGGATGGATGATTCAGGTGATTTCAGGTTTATGAAGAGGTTTGTTGTTCACACAttgcatttctatttttttaaggAGGATGGGAGGGCTCTGCTACCTTTAAATTAATCTTCTCAGCAGGGGGTGCTATTGAGTTTGGACAGTACATGCTGCAAGTGGCATCACAAGGTATGTTTTTGTAAGTCATATTTGGGCTGGATGTATTCATCTGGGCGTAGAGTTATGTTACAGGAAAATGTAAAGCCCCTTTTcctcagcattttctttttacttacAGTTTCACTGTTAATAGAATATAATGCAAATTCTGTATTTTCATTAGCATCCAATGTGAATCACCTGTGTTTCCATGTCCCCTATGGTTGAATTGCTTATTTCTCTGGGACTATTTGTTTCATAACTTCTTAGTTTTTGCAGTCCCTTTTAATATATCTAtcaaaaaacaaatgcagaccTACAAATAAGTTGATCAAATTTGCTGAGCAAAAGTTTGTATGATTGTATTTGATCATAGTAAAAtaattgtaactaacaaaaaAAGTTCGATAAAATGTCACTGCCATGTACCtccattcattatatacagtaggtctcagatgtgcagtttggaaGGACACAGACGTTATAGCAAACATTAAATCTTGTACTACACTAagttaaagaaatatctgtttacaagccatgccTTTAGACTGGCATGCacttgggtcatttcacctggagagtgaaatagTCCACACCCCTTTACTGGCTCTTTCCTGTGAGCTGCTTCCCATATTGACTgatatgctttgacccagaaggaaGAGAAATGGCCTAAGAAATACAAGTGTAAACAGTtaacccaagaataaggcatATCAACAAATAAAGTATGGTTGAAAGTAGAACCAGGTAACagggtttaaaattaaaataaatttctttcaaaactgcacatgtgacaCCTATGTtactaatggaagtgcaaactGGCTAAGCTATATGGAATTATTTCACTACCCAgttgctgatgctgatgctgctgtCCTGTCTGTTTGTCCCTCAGCTTCCCGTGGCCAGGCCCCATGCGGTGCCTACATGCCTAATGGAGCCTATGCCTACCCTCCACCCCCTGCCAATGAGATGTATGCAGGCCCTCCACCAGACTACCCCTGCCACCCTCCTTCAGGTCAGTCTACTCAGGAGCAGTGCCCaatatgttttaaaagaaatatgaaaCAAACTGCTAACACTTTAACTTTCTGTACAACTTTCTTCTTAAACGATAAGAACAATATTTCTTACCAGTATGTGACTAAACTAAAGGTCTTCTTGCCAGCACAGAGACTTTCTTCTTAAACAATTAGAACAATATTTCTTACCAGTATGTGACTAAACTAAAGGTCTTCTTGCAAGCTCAGAGAGAAGAAAATCTCTATGTAACTTGCCCACATTGGGAAACTGTTGGTTAATATCTGCAGACAGAATTTTGCAGAAATGTGTTCATATATGTTTTTCAGAAAAtgatattgttttctgttttctcttgCCTTTTAATAGTACAGTACATTCTGTAGTCTTCTATACAAAAAAAGGTGAAAGAAGGGTACAACCAAGCGAAATGCTAGAGACTAGAAAGTTACTAACTTACATGTTTAATttgcaacacaacacaacagctACAAATAGCCAAGCTTTTTGCAATTAGGACCTTTTTTTAAGGACTAGTAGGTATTGTCACGTATTGAGACCAGTGTGGTGTCTGTTCACAGCTGGTTTTTACCCTGCACCCCCGACTATGGATGGAAATATGCCCTACATGCCCCCACCCCCCTACTCTGGACCACTGGAACAGCCCCCACTGAATGCAAGCCTCCCCAACACTACAGCAGGTAATCCCACACACTTAATTAATGAGCATGAGTGTGTTCAGCTAGACATTAACCCATAAAAGCCATTCTTATTAATTGGGCAACAACAGCCATTACTAAGATAATTGAGGGGAGCTTATGTGTTTTGGAAAGTCTAGTGCTGCTTCTTTAACTGCTAATAGGACTTCTTGGCTCCCGAGGATGAAGAATAAACCGTTTCAGAAACTGGCTTCTCATTGCACAATTCTCTAGGTTTGATCATCTGCACAGATATTTATACCCTCCCTTATCATTAGCCCCTCCCCAGGACTACACCTTAAAGTATAGTCTTATAAATGTTACAATATCTGCATTAACTGATtcacacttattaaaatgttaggGTAATTTCCCTTGGTTTAAACATTATATACCCACTCTCACCAGTTAAGCATAGTATTGTTAAAACCCAACCAAAAGCTATATTTCCCCCCACATTAACTATTATTAAGCGTGCTCATGGCTATAATAAAGCCTGATGTCAAGATGGCGGTGCCCAGAGCTACACCAGCTTGCCGGTATGTTCGCATTTATCAAAACacgaaatgcatttaaaaaatattagtaatttgttattattgtacatttaggctacatacacacacaggctaaatgcggttgtgagttcaccttttgctttTAATActgtttgtatacacacacagttcagttacaaagggCAGAGACAACCAcactagttaatcctgttcgGAACAAGTATCGATTTAGTTTGGTtagttaatgcgcactaactgtgtgtgtgttacaaccgcactaacacaaccgcagttggtgctcagtagatttaatgatgtcattgtttattagacatttctgtgtgaaacatggctaaaaatatatatataggtgcctgATGAGTCAAGTTGATTTtataatattgatgaatagtaaattcataacaatagtaaatagtgcatacatgtaatatacttttttatttcatataagtagttgtataatattttgctgtaagaaaaaatatgtatttttggttttacaacttaaataaaacaatatgggaccaTTCATATCCCCAAATGCCACTGTGTGACCGCAACTCATTTTTCCACCAATACCgaacgtctcatctgtgtgttttggcacgccaggaaatgtctcagtaaatgaccAATACGCATATACAATTTAGACATacgtacatttttaatccagtcatttggaaaccactcaagtcgttcccaccagccttctggtcagAAGATGgcccaaatgtttcgatctacAGTCATGGTCCTGCAGATCGtcgccactgtatttagcagtgcagaaaaagcaaaacggcatctccgctggttttgcagaaacCAGCATAGCTGAGCTTGACAAGCTGTCAATCGATTtatgtacagtactttcttccaaaagtaTAAACATGTGCCTCCAGgttgtcacacaaaacctcacgatcggcatataatgatggcccgagttcagtggtttgtttaaacagggagtgcactcacttcagtaatgaatggtgtgtgtgtacaacaaacaaccgcagcgAGTGCTGTTTGTAAATACGGTTGTCAAGCCAACTGCAGTGTGTATGTACATAGCCTTACAGTGTTAATCACAAACAACCAGTATTAAAAGGATTTTAGGATAATGTCCTGTTATACAATGATTTTTATACAATGTTGTCACAGTACCAACTCAAGGTGTTCTGCCCTGTACCCCAGAAACAAAGGTCACATCATGGTCCTAAACACGTTTAACATGCGGTGTTTATATTACTCTGAAGAGTTTAATTGAAATTGTCTCTGAGATATGAGGCTTGGCAGCATGACAGCTTTGTAATTTTACTACCACAGAAAGGTTCATTTATCTTAGATGATACCCACAATTGAACTTGTCTTGGAGAATAATAGATTACAGTTCTGTATCAAGTATGAAGCCAcattaggtctttatcatccggAAACCAAACAGTCATTATATTTCAGCcatcttagatcacaggatgctgTGAGATTTTCCCAGAGGAGTTTATTATACAGGAAATACAAAGTTCTAAAAATGGCTTATGAGATGTTAGCAGTTGAAGTAGCGTCGACACCTTATTTGAAGCCATATCAGACCTTATAGAGACTGCACACTATGAGATACTGGCTTTATAAAAAGTATATCATTGACTAATATCTCTTAAGTTTGTTTCTAGAAGTATTGACCTCTACACTCACCTGAGGAGTCATGTGTCCTTTTATAGACAAAAATGTCTCATGATTCCTGCCATCATTTCTTTGCTTCAGTTCTTCAGCTACTGTTTTCAGTATACATAATTACCCATGTCCTTAATTACCCTGCTTGATCCTAAGTGTATTTGTACACTGTTATCTGCAGTGTAATAACCTGTTCTGTTTTGATGCATAATCTTTATTCCAGCTGAAGCAAAGGCAGCTGAGGCTGCATCGAGCGCCTACTGCACTCCGGCTAATCCACACAATGTCTACATGCCACAGGTGAGCAACAGCGCGCTGCTTCTACAGTATACACCACTGTGCTGCTTCCACTTTTACAACTCGGATTGCTCATTGGCAAGAGGCAAATAGTTGCACACTTTTCTTGTATGTGGGCAGGGCTGTAGAATATGAGATGCCTGCATTGAGTAAGCTAAGTCTATTTCCAAATGCAACTACACCCTTTTTATTAACCCCTTGAGgtgcacaaggaattgagcggttgttcagaCGGTTTCTTCTTAATCTACATTTGAGAGTAACTCGGGTATCACAAGTAAAtggacaatttggatgaccagatccaacctgtcagtacattttaaaccctgttttgtgcaccttGTTGCAAAagtaagaaagttagcatcactATTTATATGTTGCCTTTGCGTAACATCATGCTGATGAAACTCTGTTGTTCCTGATTCCTGTTCGGCTGTACTGTCTGCTTGTCTttctgacataaaaaaaaatggatgcaccAAAATGTTATgaattggggggtggggggggggttaaggCGTTTCCTGGTACTCTGCCTTAAGTGTATGAATAGATTTTAAACAGCTGACTAAGaactaaaatgtttaatattaattttgaagtattcttttttttatcacattattCTGCTGAAATGTGTTCAGCGCTTTGAGAGGACCTTGTCCTGAAAGGCTATAGAAGAGCaatgttgttgttgtaaaaaccCTCATGTTAAACTATGAGCCACATTTCTAAGAACTGTCCCAAGTATGGACCTTTAAACAATCTGCTCTTCAGAAATGTATCGGCAGTACCACACCATACTTTCTGGCCCCAAAGTCAGTACGAGTTACGAGACTCGGCAGTTTGGATGGATCATAGCACAATGGTTAACCAATCAAGCTTGTTTTTCTGTCATACACAAGATATGTCATACCCCTGTcttgcaaaatcaaaatgtataaGTCCTTTTGTGCTGTTAATGTTtttgaaaagagaaagaaagaatgaaaactATTTTGTAGTTATATGTAGTATAATGTGAAAATGTTTTTGTGAAAGTTGAAATGGTCAGGTGGGGACCACTGGTTTACCAGGCAGTGAAGTAGCTTAATGCTCTTTGCTGTGCCACAGgggatattgtttttgttttaaaacccaGAAAcatctggtttatttatttattatttctatttgtaGGACCAGCCTCCTCCATACTCCCCACCAACGGACAAGAAGAATCAGTAAACCGAAAGGACTGCTGTtccaacaaagcccttcactcaTTCTAGCATTCCTTCACCCCTCTCCCTGTTGGCTGAGCTTGGCTGAGAGGTATTCCATGGAACCCCCAATAAAGCCCTTCACTCATTCTAGCATTCATTCACCCCTCTCCCTATTGGCTGAGCATGGCTGAGAGGTATTCCATGGAACCCCCTGTCTCTGTTTAGAGTGTCCCTCACATGTCTGTTGCTGATAAGATTGTAGAGCACTTTTCATTTGTAGATCACTCTAGCATGGATTAGTTCATGGAAGAATGTGGCTGGGTTGGAGTGGATAAGTGTTCACTGATATGTCACAGTTTTAATTGTGTAATGAAATTAGGGTGTGCCGATACTTTCtgagtaattgcctttaagaagtatttgtcggcagactttaaataaatccattcatttaaTATGTTGATTTCAAAATAAGAAAAGCTGACCTTCCATCacttttacaattgagtacct
The DNA window shown above is from Acipenser ruthenus chromosome 17, fAciRut3.2 maternal haplotype, whole genome shotgun sequence and carries:
- the LOC117423297 gene encoding WW domain-binding protein 2-like, with product MALNKNNSECGGVIINNSESILMTYDHVELTFCESENMPEAFKGTKKGTVYMTPYRVIFLSKGRDPMHSFMMPFYLMKGCEVKQPVFGANYIKGAVSAEPAGGWEGSATFKLIFSAGGAIEFGQYMLQVASQASRGQAPCGAYMPNGAYAYPPPPANEMYAGPPPDYPCHPPSAGFYPAPPTMDGNMPYMPPPPYSGPLEQPPLNASLPNTTAAEAKAAEAASSAYCTPANPHNVYMPQDQPPPYSPPTDKKNQ